From Deltaproteobacteria bacterium:
AGCACTTCGGCATAAAGCGGGTCGTACTGCCCCGGGTCCTCACGATCGAGGAGATGAAGCGGCTGAAGGAGAGGACGGATGCAGAGATCGAGGTCTTCGCCCTGGGCGGCCTCTGCATAAACATTGAAGGCAGGTGCTATCTATCGTCTTTCGTTACCGGCGCATCCACCAACACGGAAGGGGCGTGCTCCCCTTCCAGGTTCGTCCGCTTCAACCCTTCCCCTGACGGCGGCATGGCAATTGCGCTTAACGGGGTCACTCTCAACAGGCTCGGCAAAGACGAATCCTCGCCGTATCCCACCTGCTGCAAGGGGAGGTATGTGACGCCGGACGGGAGCTACGAGTACGCTTTTGAGGAACCGGAATCCCTCAATGTCCTCAAAGTGCTGCCCGGCCTTATGGACGCTGGCGTTTCAGCCCTCAAGATCGAGGGCAGGCAGCGGACGAAGAGCTATGTCGCCGCGATGACGAAAGTGCTCCGCGAGGCGGTGGACGCCTGCTACGCCGACAAGAGAGGGTATGAAGTGAGGCCCGAGTGGGCCAGGAAGACCATCTCCACCTTCGAGGGCACGAGGGAGACCCTGGGCTCGTATCTCACGAAGTAGCCCCCTTCCTGCTTGTCCACCGCCCGAGACGGGCCAATGCGGGCCCGGGCCTCAGCATGCTGAAGAGGAGCTCGTGCGTCCGTATCTTCTCTACCTCCCTCACCTCCTTGAGCCTGGATGGCAGGAAGAACGCGACCGCCAGCCGGAGTATGGCGGATATGAGGATGAGGTTCATGGTCCTGAACTCCAGGAAGCCGGTCGGCAGGACCCATGCAAGCCAGCCGCCGAGAAGAGAGCCGAGGGCGAGCGCCGCGCCCCCGAAGAAGTTATAATACGCGATGCATCTCTCCCTCTTGCCGGGCGACGCGGCGTCGTATATGAAGTTCGAGGCCGAGAGGTTGAAGCCGGCCCACGCGAACCCGGAGAAGACCTGCACGAAAAAGAGGTACACGGGATTCTGGTTCACGAGCCAGAAAAGCGGTATCAGGGCCACGAGCACGGATGTCGAGCGTAGCACCTTGAGGTTTCCCACCCTGTCCGCGTGGACGCCCCAGCGCCTTATGGAAAATATGGTCGCCATCGTCGCGGCAAGGG
This genomic window contains:
- a CDS encoding U32 family peptidase, giving the protein MKGKPEVVSPAGNLASLKAAIDSGADAVYLGFSDSTNARNFEGLNFTPAETADGIGYVRSKGRKFYIAINTFPQGDSYDKWYKAVDAAVELGADAVIIANLGVLKYARERHPDSVLHLSTQASSSNYESINFYRKHFGIKRVVLPRVLTIEEMKRLKERTDAEIEVFALGGLCINIEGRCYLSSFVTGASTNTEGACSPSRFVRFNPSPDGGMAIALNGVTLNRLGKDESSPYPTCCKGRYVTPDGSYEYAFEEPESLNVLKVLPGLMDAGVSALKIEGRQRTKSYVAAMTKVLREAVDACYADKRGYEVRPEWARKTISTFEGTRETLGSYLTK